Proteins encoded together in one Bacteroides ovatus window:
- a CDS encoding polysaccharide deacetylase family protein translates to MILLSFDTEEFDVPREHGVDFPLDEAMKVSVYGTNRILDCLKNNGVKATFFCTSNFAENAPEVMRRIMDEGHEVAAHGCDHWQPQASDVSRSKEILERLTGRTIQGYRQPRMFPVSDTELERMGYVYNSSLNPAFIPGRYMHLSEPRTCFMTGKLLQIPASVTPWIRFPLFWLSCHNLPMWLYQLLVNRVLKHDGYFVTYFHPWEFYPLGEHPEFKMPFIIRNHSGKGMEERLDVLIRKLKEKGYAFMTYSEFAQIKLAELNKPDEK, encoded by the coding sequence ATGATATTATTAAGTTTTGATACAGAAGAATTTGATGTACCTCGTGAGCATGGTGTAGACTTTCCGTTGGATGAAGCAATGAAAGTGTCAGTCTATGGTACAAATCGGATACTGGACTGCCTGAAAAACAACGGGGTGAAAGCTACTTTCTTTTGTACAAGCAATTTTGCAGAAAATGCGCCGGAAGTGATGCGGCGCATTATGGACGAAGGACATGAAGTTGCTGCGCATGGATGTGACCATTGGCAGCCACAGGCTTCGGATGTCAGTCGTTCAAAAGAAATTCTGGAACGTCTTACCGGCAGGACGATACAAGGTTATCGCCAGCCGCGTATGTTCCCCGTATCAGATACGGAACTTGAACGGATGGGGTATGTATATAACTCCTCATTGAATCCCGCATTTATCCCCGGAAGATATATGCATTTGTCGGAGCCCCGTACCTGCTTTATGACGGGTAAGTTACTTCAAATCCCGGCTTCTGTAACTCCGTGGATTCGCTTCCCGCTATTCTGGTTGTCTTGTCATAATCTGCCGATGTGGCTGTATCAACTCCTGGTAAACCGGGTATTGAAGCATGACGGATATTTTGTGACTTATTTCCACCCGTGGGAATTCTACCCGTTGGGTGAACATCCTGAATTTAAGATGCCTTTTATTATCCGCAATCATTCCGGTAAAGGAATGGAGGAACGTTTGGATGTGCTTATCCGCAAACTGAAAGAAAAAGGATATGCTTTTATGACTTACTCGGAATTTGCACAGATAAAACTGGCTGAACTAAATAAACCGGACGAAAAATGA
- a CDS encoding glycosyltransferase family 2 protein → MIKLAIVSPCYNEEEVLEDSAARLTALFDELVAKEKISADSFVLFVNDGSKDRTWSIIKKLHGTNPYIKGMNLARNVGHQYAIMAGMMTAKDWSDAVITIDADLQDDLNAIEEMVDAYMQGYDVVYGVKVSRQADPVLKRLSATAFYKLQHRMGVETIYNHADFRFLSRRVLEKLSHYQERNVYLRGIIPLLGFPSTTVDDVIRERTAGTSKYTVRKMFSLALDGITSFSVKPIYGIVYLGGIFVFISILIGIYVLYALISGTAEHGWASLMLSIWFVGGVVLLSIGAVGLYIGKIYKEVKRRPLYNVEEVLYDDQNK, encoded by the coding sequence ATGATAAAATTGGCTATTGTATCCCCCTGCTATAATGAGGAGGAAGTGTTGGAAGATTCGGCCGCCCGTTTGACAGCCTTGTTTGATGAGTTGGTGGCGAAAGAAAAGATCAGTGCCGACAGCTTTGTGCTCTTTGTGAATGATGGCAGCAAAGATCGTACATGGAGCATCATTAAGAAACTGCACGGGACGAATCCTTATATAAAAGGAATGAATCTGGCACGGAACGTGGGACATCAGTATGCGATCATGGCCGGTATGATGACCGCTAAAGACTGGAGTGATGCCGTTATTACCATTGATGCCGATTTGCAGGATGATCTGAATGCGATTGAGGAGATGGTCGATGCCTATATGCAAGGATATGATGTTGTATATGGAGTGAAAGTATCCCGTCAGGCAGACCCCGTGTTGAAACGTCTTTCTGCAACAGCCTTTTATAAATTACAGCACAGGATGGGAGTGGAGACTATCTACAATCATGCGGATTTTCGTTTTCTAAGCCGGAGAGTGCTGGAAAAGTTGTCTCATTATCAGGAACGCAATGTCTATCTGCGTGGTATTATCCCGTTGCTGGGTTTCCCTTCTACTACGGTAGATGATGTGATCCGGGAACGGACAGCCGGAACTTCCAAATATACAGTGAGAAAGATGTTCAGTCTGGCTTTGGACGGGATAACCTCTTTCTCGGTAAAGCCCATTTACGGAATTGTTTATCTGGGAGGTATCTTTGTTTTTATCAGTATTTTGATTGGAATCTATGTTCTTTACGCATTGATTTCGGGTACTGCGGAACATGGCTGGGCCTCTTTGATGTTGTCTATCTGGTTTGTTGGCGGGGTTGTTTTATTATCCATAGGAGCTGTCGGACTGTATATTGGCAAGATTTATAAAGAGGTAAAACGTCGTCCGCTCTATAATGTGGAAGAAGTGTTGTACGATGATCAGAATAAGTAA
- a CDS encoding GtrA family protein produces the protein MIRISKAILEKHPDWRDKFWQFVRFGVVGTISSAIHYGVYCLVLLVANANISFTAGYAVGFVCNYFLTTFFTFRSKPSSHNAIGFGFSHLINYLLEIGLLNLFLWIGAGELLAPILVMIIVVPINFLILHFVYIYKGRK, from the coding sequence ATGATCAGAATAAGTAAGGCTATACTTGAGAAGCACCCGGATTGGCGGGATAAGTTCTGGCAATTTGTTCGTTTTGGAGTTGTCGGCACTATATCTTCAGCCATTCATTACGGCGTATATTGCCTGGTCTTGTTGGTTGCGAATGCCAATATCTCCTTTACGGCTGGTTATGCTGTAGGATTTGTCTGCAACTACTTCCTGACTACTTTCTTCACCTTTCGTTCCAAACCATCCTCGCATAATGCGATCGGCTTTGGTTTTAGTCATCTGATTAATTACCTGCTTGAGATCGGCTTACTGAATCTCTTCCTCTGGATAGGGGCGGGTGAACTGCTTGCACCGATACTGGTAATGATTATCGTGGTGCCTATCAATTTCCTGATTCTTCATTTCGTTTATATCTATAAAGGGAGGAAATAA
- a CDS encoding LTA synthase family protein yields MKRFLNLIVYILTIHVSALLIAGLFRLVLFISSYHQLTSEALSDKTLPMLAFVHGVWFDNVIGCYILLLPLVVAVVCGVCNYYGKALFRFFTIFFSVFYGLVYLISASDIPYFAYFFKHINSSIFEWFGYAGTTAGMILGESAYYLSIGLFLLFLAGFVVWLIYLARYFHHRSLTISAPFPYWKRGGAVLIGACLIGLCIFGIRGRTGYNPIKVSAAYFCQDAFLNQLGVSPTFNLLTSVMDDMRPENKYLHLMDEQEAITKAQALLNRPGDANVSPLAVYRHAAKADSVQQRRPNVVLIMMESMSAKFMKHFGQSETLTPFLDSLYTRSISFRNFYSAGIHTNHGLYATLYSFPAMMKRNLMKGSVIPRYSGLPTVLKENGYYNLFFMTHEGQYDNMNAFFRTNGYDEVFSQEDYPVDKVVNSFGVQDDFLYDYAIPVLNQRAATGQPFFATLLSISNHPPYVIPPFFHPKTSEPEMQIVEYADWALRQFFEEARKQPWFDNTIFVLEGDHGKLVGDAECELPESYNHIPLMIYSSRIQPEEKTAFGGQVDIQPTILGLLNIDYLQNNFGVDLLKEERPCMFYTADNMVVGRNDTLLYLYNYETQQELTYDIGNGKLNAVPMDDSFFPLKEYSFSMLQSAEFLVKHGKTLNSIPFTQQ; encoded by the coding sequence ATGAAACGTTTTCTAAATCTTATTGTATATATACTTACCATACATGTTTCGGCTTTACTGATCGCAGGACTGTTTCGCCTGGTACTTTTTATCTCATCTTATCATCAGTTGACCTCTGAAGCCTTGTCGGATAAGACACTTCCGATGCTTGCTTTTGTGCATGGTGTCTGGTTTGACAATGTGATAGGCTGTTACATACTTCTGTTGCCTCTGGTAGTTGCGGTGGTATGTGGAGTTTGCAACTATTATGGGAAAGCGTTGTTCCGTTTCTTTACGATCTTTTTCAGTGTCTTTTATGGATTGGTTTATTTAATCAGTGCGTCGGACATTCCTTATTTTGCCTATTTCTTTAAACATATCAACTCTTCCATATTCGAATGGTTCGGTTATGCGGGAACTACCGCCGGAATGATATTGGGGGAAAGTGCCTATTATCTGTCCATCGGATTATTCCTTCTCTTTCTGGCCGGATTCGTAGTTTGGCTTATCTATCTGGCACGTTATTTCCATCATCGTAGCCTTACCATTTCCGCTCCGTTTCCTTATTGGAAGCGAGGAGGGGCGGTTCTGATCGGTGCTTGCTTAATCGGACTCTGCATCTTTGGAATCCGGGGGCGTACAGGCTATAACCCGATCAAAGTAAGTGCGGCATATTTCTGTCAGGATGCTTTTCTCAATCAACTGGGAGTAAGTCCTACTTTTAACCTGCTGACGAGTGTGATGGATGATATGAGACCTGAAAATAAATACTTGCATCTGATGGATGAACAGGAAGCCATCACCAAGGCGCAAGCTCTGCTCAACCGTCCGGGAGATGCGAATGTTTCCCCGTTGGCTGTTTATAGGCATGCTGCAAAAGCGGATAGCGTGCAACAACGCCGTCCTAATGTCGTCTTGATTATGATGGAGTCTATGTCCGCCAAGTTTATGAAGCATTTCGGGCAATCGGAGACTTTGACTCCTTTCCTGGATAGCCTGTATACCCGTTCTATCAGTTTCCGCAATTTCTATTCGGCAGGAATCCATACGAACCATGGTTTGTATGCCACCTTGTATTCTTTTCCGGCTATGATGAAACGGAACCTGATGAAAGGCTCTGTCATTCCCCGCTATTCGGGACTGCCTACCGTACTGAAAGAAAACGGCTATTACAACCTTTTCTTTATGACGCATGAAGGACAGTATGATAATATGAACGCTTTCTTCCGGACGAACGGCTATGATGAAGTGTTTTCACAAGAAGACTATCCGGTTGATAAGGTTGTGAATAGCTTTGGAGTGCAGGATGATTTCTTGTATGACTATGCAATTCCGGTATTGAATCAGCGGGCTGCCACCGGACAACCGTTTTTTGCTACTTTACTGTCCATCAGTAATCATCCGCCGTATGTGATACCTCCTTTCTTCCATCCGAAAACAAGTGAACCGGAGATGCAGATCGTTGAGTATGCGGATTGGGCTTTGCGTCAGTTCTTTGAAGAGGCGCGTAAACAACCCTGGTTTGATAATACGATATTCGTATTGGAAGGAGATCATGGCAAACTGGTGGGAGACGCCGAATGTGAACTACCGGAATCTTATAATCATATTCCACTGATGATTTACTCCAGCCGTATTCAGCCGGAAGAGAAAACTGCATTTGGCGGTCAGGTAGATATACAGCCAACAATATTAGGGCTGTTGAATATTGATTATCTACAGAATAATTTTGGAGTGGACTTGCTGAAGGAAGAACGTCCCTGTATGTTCTATACTGCTGACAATATGGTGGTGGGACGCAATGACACGTTACTCTACCTTTATAATTACGAGACTCAGCAGGAACTTACTTATGATATCGGTAACGGCAAATTGAATGCTGTTCCGATGGATGATAGCTTTTTTCCTTTGAAAGAATATAGTTTTTCCATGCTCCAATCGGCGGAGTTCCTTGTGAAGCATGGAAAAACGCTTAATTCTATACCTTTTACTCAACAATAG
- a CDS encoding ArnT family glycosyltransferase: protein MKTLTSNKAFWLLLVICVVTILPFLGLSEYHTKGEPRESIVSYSMLDSGNWILPRNNGGEMAYKPPFFHWSIAAVSAAVNGGQVTEMTSRLPSAIALIAMTLCGFLFFAKRKGVELALLAAFITLTNFELHRAGANCRVDMVLTALTVGALYCLYKWYEKGLKGIPWLAILLMSCGTLTKGPVGTIIPCLVVGIFLLLRGVNFFKAFLLLSAWAILSLILPFCWYVAAYQQGGEEFLALVMEENFGRMTNTMSYNSCVNPWHYNFVTLFAGYVPWTLLVVLSLFSLTYHKFSIQPAAWWKRFTTWIKNMDPVDLFSFTSIVVIFVFYCIPQSKRSVYLMPIYPFIAYFLAKYLFYLVKKQSKVIKVYGSILAVISLLLFTCFIVLKCGLIPETIFQGRHAQDNINFMRAIQNISGAGALFLIAIPTILGIYWWFYQRKNALNNRFLYALVVLTMGLYLALDGAYQPAALNSKSVKFIATEIEKVAPESEGTMYEFIEESLHAAGDPVHYFELNFYLHNRLDNFYEKRPSEGFLLIGTNDAEKYLPEFEKEGYQFEEVYESPKRVLRQIAKIYKFVKNQQPENNETTPIVE from the coding sequence ATGAAAACATTGACTTCAAACAAAGCTTTCTGGCTGTTACTAGTCATTTGCGTAGTTACTATCCTGCCTTTCCTCGGTTTATCGGAGTACCACACCAAAGGGGAGCCTCGCGAATCTATTGTCTCCTACTCCATGCTGGATAGCGGAAACTGGATTTTACCCAGAAACAACGGAGGAGAAATGGCTTACAAACCGCCTTTCTTCCACTGGAGCATTGCTGCTGTTTCGGCAGCAGTGAATGGAGGGCAAGTCACAGAAATGACCTCCCGCTTGCCGTCTGCCATCGCCCTGATCGCCATGACCCTCTGCGGCTTTCTGTTCTTTGCCAAAAGAAAAGGAGTGGAACTGGCGTTGTTGGCCGCCTTTATTACCCTGACTAATTTTGAGCTGCACCGGGCCGGAGCAAACTGCCGGGTGGATATGGTATTGACAGCGCTCACCGTTGGCGCTCTGTATTGTCTCTACAAATGGTATGAGAAGGGACTCAAAGGTATTCCCTGGCTGGCCATTCTCCTGATGAGTTGCGGAACACTGACTAAAGGACCGGTAGGTACTATCATTCCATGTTTAGTGGTAGGCATCTTCTTGTTACTCCGGGGTGTCAACTTCTTCAAAGCATTCTTGTTACTTTCCGCCTGGGCCATTCTTTCACTCATCCTGCCTTTCTGCTGGTATGTCGCTGCTTACCAACAAGGTGGAGAAGAGTTCCTGGCATTAGTTATGGAAGAAAACTTCGGTCGTATGACTAATACCATGAGTTACAATTCATGCGTGAACCCCTGGCATTATAATTTTGTGACCCTATTTGCCGGATACGTTCCCTGGACACTGTTAGTCGTGCTCTCCCTGTTCAGCCTGACTTACCATAAATTCAGCATCCAACCGGCAGCCTGGTGGAAACGCTTCACCACATGGATAAAGAATATGGACCCGGTGGATTTATTCTCTTTCACCAGTATCGTTGTAATCTTCGTCTTCTACTGTATTCCGCAGAGCAAACGTAGTGTATATCTGATGCCGATCTATCCTTTCATTGCTTATTTCCTTGCCAAATATCTATTCTATCTGGTCAAGAAGCAATCTAAAGTCATCAAGGTATACGGAAGTATTCTTGCAGTAATCAGCCTGCTACTGTTCACCTGCTTCATCGTATTAAAATGCGGACTCATCCCTGAAACTATTTTCCAGGGTCGTCACGCGCAGGACAATATTAATTTCATGCGTGCAATACAGAATATCAGCGGAGCAGGGGCCTTATTCCTGATTGCCATTCCTACCATTCTCGGTATCTACTGGTGGTTCTATCAACGGAAAAATGCATTGAACAACCGTTTCCTATACGCTCTCGTTGTGCTTACAATGGGATTATACCTTGCATTGGACGGTGCTTATCAGCCGGCAGCATTAAATTCGAAGTCGGTCAAATTCATCGCTACAGAAATAGAAAAGGTTGCGCCGGAAAGCGAAGGAACGATGTACGAATTCATTGAAGAAAGTCTGCATGCAGCAGGTGACCCCGTACATTATTTCGAACTCAATTTCTATCTGCACAATCGTCTCGACAACTTCTATGAGAAACGTCCTTCGGAAGGTTTCTTGTTAATCGGCACGAATGATGCAGAGAAATATCTTCCCGAATTCGAGAAAGAAGGGTATCAGTTTGAGGAGGTATATGAATCCCCTAAACGAGTACTCCGGCAAATAGCCAAGATATACAAGTTCGTTAAAAACCAACAGCCTGAAAATAACGAAACGACTCCTATTGTTGAGTAA
- a CDS encoding viroplasmin family protein: MAKQKFYVVWEGVTPGVYTSWTDCQLQIKGYEAAKYKSFDTREEAERALTMSPYAYIGKNAKAKSGGPKPSSDTLPSCVIDNSLAVDAACSGNPGPMEYRGVHIASRQEIFHFGPMKGTNNIGEFLAIVHGLALLKKKGFDMPIYSDSANAISWVRQKKCKTKLPRTPETEELFLLIERAEKWLQGNTYTTRILKWETKEWGEIPADFGRK, translated from the coding sequence ATGGCTAAACAGAAATTTTATGTAGTATGGGAAGGTGTCACCCCCGGAGTTTATACTTCCTGGACAGACTGCCAACTTCAAATCAAAGGATATGAAGCTGCCAAATACAAATCATTTGATACGCGCGAAGAAGCGGAACGCGCGTTGACAATGTCTCCCTATGCTTATATCGGCAAGAATGCAAAGGCTAAATCAGGAGGTCCTAAACCTTCTTCAGATACTTTACCTTCTTGTGTGATCGACAATAGCCTGGCTGTCGATGCAGCCTGTAGCGGTAATCCGGGACCGATGGAATATCGCGGCGTACACATTGCCAGCCGTCAGGAGATTTTTCATTTCGGCCCGATGAAAGGCACGAATAATATCGGTGAGTTTCTAGCCATCGTACACGGTTTGGCGTTGCTGAAAAAGAAAGGTTTCGATATGCCCATTTACAGTGACAGCGCGAATGCCATCAGCTGGGTGCGACAGAAAAAGTGCAAGACCAAACTCCCCCGAACCCCGGAAACAGAAGAACTCTTTCTGTTGATTGAACGGGCAGAAAAATGGTTGCAGGGAAACACCTATACCACCCGTATTCTGAAATGGGAAACGAAAGAATGGGGAGAAATTCCGGCCGACTTCGGCAGAAAATAA